The DNA sequence AGATCCCTTGCTTTCCTCTGTGGACCTAACCTTCTCTCCGATTTACTCCTCTGCGACGACTTCTGGGACATCCAATTGCCCGAATTGGGACATTGCGCTGCAGGAACGCTTCGCACGTTGGCAGTTTTTAGTCGCCAACCAATCTATGCTCGAAGAAGAAATTGCAACAGGCCATGGGCCACACTCGGAGGCGCTGGGAGCTTTGTATTATTGTTCTGAGGTCGGCCAACAGCAGTTTGGCAATTTCCTGCGGTTGCATCAGGAGAGGATTGATTTTCACTTACACAGTACTGTTCAAGTAGAAGCATTGGTGCCTGTACTGAGCCAATGGATTCAATCACATCCGAGTTTGCGCCATGAATGCAAAGTGGGCTAGTTTTTTTGTTGCTGCTTGGCTTCTGAGTAGTAGTACTGTCTGGTCTTGTCACGAGGGTGGGGCCATGGGATTTGCGGATGGAAAGCTTGATGCGTTCTCCGTAGACATTTCCTCTTCATCTACCTTTGCTTTTGCCAGTTCCTCAGGGACCATGGGTTGTGAAGATTGGACCTTGGGCCAACATTACGAGGAAGAACAGTTTCTACAGGCAAATTGGGATCAATTGACCGAGGAAGCCGCGAACCGCAGTCAAGATCTGCACTGGGTATCCCTTGCACAACTCGCAGGATGTAACCCTACAGAATCTAAACAATGGTCGATTCTAGCTAACCAACATTTTGCTACGCTGTTTGACAGTCCAGCCTCATCTGAACAGGCGCGTAGAGATTTTCGTTCCCAATTCAATCAACACCTGAGCGATGCTCAGTTCTCATGTCGTCTCGACTCTTAATCTTCCTACTTCTCGTTCTATCTTTCCCTGCTGTTGGTTACTCATCCAAGGGACAACTGCGTATTTTGATCACGGGAGATACCAAGGGCATTCTTGCCTCAAAGTACGCTAATCGCAATCAAGGGTGGCTTTAGCTTGCTGATGCTCTCGCTCCCAAGCCCGGAGAAGTCACAACGTTACGGCTTGATGCAGGGGACTTGTTAGGAGGATCAGATTTTAGGCACTTTCTAACGCATGAGCATTCTCCTCCAAGATTTCCACAGCTGGAAATCTTGCATGCACTACAGTGGGACACCGTAGTCTTAGGAAATGCTGATTTGGTGTTGGGTGCTGACAAGTTGAAGGTGGCTCAGAAAACAGCTGATTTCCCAATGCTCGCTGGAAACGTAGTGTCAACAAGAGGCACCTGGCCCAAATTTCCAAGTTTCGAAATCATTGAAAACGGCTGCTTTCGAATTGGGGTCTTTGGTTTGATGACACCCGCTGCTCCAATGTGGCATGAAAAATTAGCAAATGATTTAGCATTTCTTGACATCCTTGAAAACGCCAAAGAGATCACACAAATCTTACGTGAAGAACAGCAGGTTGATCTCATTATTGCGTTGTTGCACAGTGGCTCAAATAAAAAGTTCGGGGAGCAAGAAAACCTACATGCTGGCCTCCCCAACACCAACGCTGCGGGCTGGGTGGCTGATTATGTACCTGGAGTTGATCTAGTTGTGTCGGGGCATGCTCACCAAACATTTCCAAGACGGCCGATATTTCATCTCAATCGGTATCGAGCACCCTTGGTGGCTCCAGGTGCTTTTGGAAATGGCTGGATTGAGGTGCATTGATCTCTGGAATTAAGACAGAAGCGTTGGCGTATTACTCAAAGCCACTATCAATACGTGGAGGCGCCTCAAGAAATTGCCGAGGACTGGCTACCATGGCTTCCTTGGCAAAAGCAGGCAGACCAATTTATGACAACTGAATTGCCCATTCGCTGGCTAAAGGAACCATCCAAAAAAGCCTGGTCAAATTGTACCAACGAGCTGATCAAAGTGGCCCCTCCAGAACCAAGAAGAGCCCTGATGCCAAGTTGGCAATTTGATCCATTTCTCTTTCCACATCCTGGAAAAGTTTTGAAACGTAGCCACTTACATCGATGGTGGCCCTATCGAAATCACCTGCAGTCAGCCTCCTTATATGGACCTCAAATCAACATTTTGATAGATCAAAAAAGTGGTCACTGATCGGTAATTTGTTGATGGATGCCACAAATCAAGATGTATGGATGCTGAATTACCATCTTCAAGGTAACTAGGGAGTCTCTCGTGCCCTGATTGACCAGGATCAGATAGGGCAATTAGACTCTATCTCGTGGCCAGAAAGATTATTCCAATTCGTGAGGACTGCCAGGAAGCTCCCTGCTGAGTGTGGTTTTTTGAAAATCATTCCATGAAAAATATCCTCCCAGATTTTGCGAAATCCTGGCTGAATCAATTCCCACCAAGGATTTTATTTCCCCATCAAGTTAATGGGTTTTCACTTTTTTGGGTCATTCTGAGGCCGGTACAAACCTATCAGGCTCTGATCGCAGCTCCTACACGACAACATGTTGCGGAAGCTCTTCTTGAAGATCCAGAGAACGGTA is a window from the SAR324 cluster bacterium genome containing:
- a CDS encoding DUF3015 family protein is translated as MLGAFSISPDLASAMRSSLLLTSLFFLGVAESFAGCEGTMMGATSEDPLLSSVDLTFSPIYSSATTSGTSNCPNWDIALQERFARWQFLVANQSMLEEEIATGHGPHSEALGALYYCSEVGQQQFGNFLRLHQERIDFHLHSTVQVEALVPVLSQWIQSHPSLRHECKVG
- a CDS encoding DUF3015 family protein; this encodes MNAKWASFFVAAWLLSSSTVWSCHEGGAMGFADGKLDAFSVDISSSSTFAFASSSGTMGCEDWTLGQHYEEEQFLQANWDQLTEEAANRSQDLHWVSLAQLAGCNPTESKQWSILANQHFATLFDSPASSEQARRDFRSQFNQHLSDAQFSCRLDS
- a CDS encoding metallophosphoesterase, whose amino-acid sequence is MHALQWDTVVLGNADLVLGADKLKVAQKTADFPMLAGNVVSTRGTWPKFPSFEIIENGCFRIGVFGLMTPAAPMWHEKLANDLAFLDILENAKEITQILREEQQVDLIIALLHSGSNKKFGEQENLHAGLPNTNAAGWVADYVPGVDLVVSGHAHQTFPRRPIFHLNRYRAPLVAPGAFGNGWIEVH